In the Quercus lobata isolate SW786 chromosome 5, ValleyOak3.0 Primary Assembly, whole genome shotgun sequence genome, one interval contains:
- the LOC115992095 gene encoding trafficking protein particle complex subunit 13 yields MSSTGSQAQSPSQSQGSHSLAFRVMRLCKPSFHVDPPLRLDLSDLIAGEDIFDDPIAASNLTPLLDRHVAKPTDSSDLSYRTRFLLHDSSDPMGLSSLLVLPQSFGAIYLGETFCSYISINNSSNFEVKDVIIKAEIQTERQRLLLLDTSKSPVESIRAGGRYDFIVEHDVKELGPHTLVCTALYNDGEGERKYLPQFFKFMVANPLSVRTKVRVVKPPYENQETTYLEACIENHTKSNLFMDQVDFEPAQHWSATILQANEHHSHSNSQTRDTFKPPILIRSGGGIHNYLYQLKLSSHGSTQMKVEGSNILGKLQITWRTNLGEPGRLQTQQILGTPITRRDIELHVLEVPSVINLERSFSLHLKLTNQTDRELGPFEVSLLYDGLHEEKVVMINGLQTMALPQVAAFSFTDFHLDLIATKLGIQRITGITVFDTREKKSYNPLPDLEIFVDLD; encoded by the exons ATGAGCAGCACAGGTTCACAGGCACAGTCACCGTCACAATCACAGGGCTCGCACTCGCTGGCCTTCCGGGTGATGAGGTTATGCAAGCCCTCCTTCCACGTGGACCCTCCGCTCCGCCTTGACCTTTCCGATCTAATCGCCGGCGAGGACATCTTCGACGACCCTATCGCCGCCTCCAATCTAACTCCACTCCTTGACCGCCACGTGGCCAAACCCACCGACTCATCAGATCTCAGTTACCGCACCAGATTCCTCCTCCACGACTCCTCCGACCCCATGGGCCTCTCTTCCCTTCTCGTTCTCCCCCAGTCCTTTGG GGCGATATACTTGGGAGAGACATTTTGTAGCTATATTAGCATTAACAACAGCTCCAACTTCGAAGTTAAGGACGTTATTATCAAG GCTGAAATTCAAACGGAGAGGCAGAGGTTATTGCTTTTGGATACCTCAAAATCGCCTGTTGAATCGATACGTGCTGGAGGGCGTTATGATTTCATTGTTGAACATGATGTGAAGGAACTCGGACCTCACAC GCTGGTCTGCACTGCATTGTACAATGATGGCGAGGGTGAGCGTAAATATCTTCCACAGTTTTTTAAGTTTATGGTCGCCAATCCACTTTCAGTTAGGACAAAG GTTCGAGTTGTCAAG CCTCCCTATGAAAATCAGGAAACTACATATTTGGAAGCTTGCATTGAAAATCATACAAAATCAAACCTTTTTATGGACCAAGTTGACTTTGAGCCCGCTCAGCATTGGAGTGCAACAATATTACAAGCCAATGAGCACCATTCACACAGCAATTCCCAGACTAG gGATACATTTAAGCCACCAATCCTTATCAGATCTGGCGGAGGAATTCACAACTAtctttatcaattaaaattgtCATCACATGGTTCTACACAAATGAAAGTTGAGGGAAGTAATATTCTTGGTAAACTTCAGATAACATGGCGTACAAATTTGGGTGAACCTGGACGCCTACAGACACAGCAGATTCTGGGCACT CCAATCACTCGCAGAGACATTGAGTTACATGTTTTGGAGGTTCCTTCTGTGATCAACTTGGAAAGATCCTTTTCG CTACACTTGAAACTTACAAACCAGACAGATAGAGAATTGGGGCCCTTTGAAGTTTCATTGTTGTACGATGGTTTGCATGAGGAGAAGGTTGTAATGATTAATGGTCTCCAAACCATG GCTTTACCGCAGGTTGCAGCATTTAGTTTCACAGACTTCCATCTG